TGGCTTCAGCTAGGTTTCCATCGCTAGTAGTATGTGAGCATTGTTATTGATTGTGAgaaatattattattcttttttttcgcTAGATGATCTGCATACTGCTGATTTGGTGATAGAGTGCGCTAGAGAGGAAAACAGCACAATGTTCCGGTCTGAGGAAACGCCGTTTGCGGAACCGCAGTAGGGGAAAATGTTACAGCTTGGCGGATCTTGGTCTCACCGGTAACACCGGATACGGCATTCACGTATCTGGTAGGGATAACCTCAAACAAGATGACAAGGTGGAGCCGTGTCACAACTACTCTGGTTTACACCTATGCCTTTCGTGCTATCACTACCGTTGTGAGATATGACGTTGCACTTACACATAAGGAGGAGCTGCTTTTGATGATTGTACCGTGTTTGCTTTTTGATGCAGTTTTATGCTGTTCAGATGAATTGTTTGCAAATTGTACTCATTTGGCCATTAAAACCCCAGCACCCAGTTTTTGAACACGACGTCAGCAGTGAAACACGTCATTAATTATTGATATCACTCTTATCACCTTCGTTATACAGTGTTTTCATTTAATCTCTCAGGAGAAAGTCTCGTGATACACTACATTTTTCAGATAGGAATATACTTCCTACGTGACAACAGCTCTTTAGAATTGTGCTCAAAGTACTACTGAGTCCGTAtcagcttatacactcctggaaatggaaaaaagaacacattgacaccggtgggtcagacccaccatacttgctccggacactgcgagagggctgtacaagcaatgatcacacgcacggcacagcggacacaccaggaaccgcggtgttggccgtcgaatggcgctaactgcgcagcatttgtgcaccgccgccgtcagtgtcagccagtttgccgtggcatacggagctccatcgcagtctttaacactggtagcatgccgcgacagcgtggacgtgaaccgtatgtgcaattgacggactttgagcgaaggcatatagtgggcatgcgggaggccgggtggacgtaccgccgaattgctcaacacgtggggcgtgaggtctccacagtacatcgatgttgtcgccagtggtcggcggaaggtgcacgtgcccgtcgacctgggaccggaccgcagcgacgcacggatgcacgccaagaccgtaggatcctacgcagtgccgtaggggaccgcaccgccacttcccagcaaattagggacactgttgctcctggggtatcggcgaggaccattcgcaaccgtctccatgaagctgggctacggtcccgcacaccgttaggccgtcttccgctcacgccccaacatcgtgcagcccgcctccagtggtgtcgcgacaggcgtgaatggagggacgaatggagacgtgtcgtcttcagcgatgagagtcgattctgccttggtgccaatgatggtcgtatgcgtgtttggcgccgtgcaggtgagctccacaatcaggactgcatacgaccgaggcacacagggccaacacccggcatcatggtgtggggagcgatctcctacactggccgtacaccactggtgatcgtcgaggggacactgaatagtgtacggtacatccaaaccgtcatcgaacccatcgttctaccattcctagaccggcaagggaacttgctgttccaacaggacaatgcacgtccgcatgtatcccgtgccacccaacgtgctctagaaggtgtaagtcaactaccctggccagcaagatctccggatctgtcccccattgagcatgtttgggactggatgaagcgtcgtctcacgcggtctgcacgtccagcacgaacgctggtccaactgaggcgccaggtggaaatggcatggcaagccgttccacaggactacatccaacatctctacgatcgtctccatgggagaatagcagcctgcattgctgcgaaaggtggatatacactgtactagtgccgacattgtgcatgctctgttgcctgtgtctatgtgcctgtggttctgtcagtgtgatcatgtgatgtatctgaccccaggaatgtgtcaataaagtttccccttcctgggacaatgaattcacggtgttcttatttcaatttccaggagtgtatttttgagagAGATTATGACTTTCCTCATTTTATTCGGGGAAGTGGATAGGATTACCACTTCACTAAATTTACCTGGTACGCCATCGAGTGACGCCTGCGCGTCTTGGACTCAGGAGAGTCTCTGTGAATTGTGCCTGTTAAGTGGCTCTACGATGTTTCAGGTGTCTCCTGGAATCCATGTGACGCGTCGTCATCGTTGTTATCTGGACGACAGGGTGTGGTTCACGATGGTCAATACTCGTGTCTAATTTTATTGCTTGTCACTGTAAGTAAAACAGAAAGTGAGGACTGCTTACAAATGAGAAGTAATTGTGATAAAAAATAACCAAAGTGTTTTTGATAACAACGTTTATTCTCAATGAGAACTAATCTTATATGCGGTGTGCTACAGACTTTCTGACAACCGTTGTGTAATGGATATCCAGCAGAAACAAATTCGCTCGCTGCAGAAAAAGGCGTCACTGCGTTCAGAATTTAATGCGATTAATCGGCTCCTCGTATGTTCGTGGAAGCAGaaagctgtgctgtgctgtgagtCAGAGCGACTGCTCGCTGGGATGACGCACGCTTCATTGGGCGTTCGCCGTAAAACGTGGATAGCGGGTGGGCTTACCGCTCTCTGCTTACACCGCAGCTGTGGTTCACTGCTCGCGGTGCAGACCCCACCTTGCGCCTCAGCGACACAACTCCATGTCAGCATTTTTACAGCACCCTTCTTAGATTAATTAAGCGGGAGCACTGACAACCGCACTGTTGAACGTCTAAAACCCATCACCAGCActcatcttcgtcatcatcatcaacatcattatcgtCGTCATCACCTTCATCATCGTCATTTTCATCATAATCCAGACGAAGTTCCCTAGACACAATAAATTTCGTGAGAATTGCTTTGTCCGTCTAGAAGTCTGAATCTTGGGAACACGAAAGCTATTAAGTTTTGGCAGaaccttttttttccttcataGTAAAGTAGTAATTGTCAACTAGTACCAGATTTGTACATATCGTCAACGAAAAACTGATTTAGGACACTTTACTTCTACATAATTAGTGCTAAATATTCCAATCCTGTTTATTTCATAATTATCAAGTCTTGTAAGTTAGGTCGCCATATTGACCAAGATAAGCTGCCAATTGAGTGCAAAAAAGTATTAACAGTGTCGATCACACAGAAAATCGTAAGGTGTAAGATGTCAGTCGATAGAAAACCATCCCCATACTGCCACAGAAGAGACTAaagtggagagctacatcaaaccagtcttagaactaaagattataacaacaaaaataccgagttcaaattttaaaatattgtgtgtacGATTTTATTACAGTGGTAACAAAAAAGTCAATGGCCCAAGTCACGTGTTATGCACGCTGGAACTCATTCACAGTTTGTGGCAGATGAAACTGGTAGCAGTATTAGTTGTTGTTCAATGAGTAGCTTATATTGGTGAACGTGACAATCTACAAGCTTtttcaaatgtgcaaatgtgtgtgaaatcttatgggatttaactgctaaggtcatcagtccctaagcttacacactacttaacctaaattatcctaaggacaaacacacacactcatgtccaagGGGGGACTCGCACCTGCGCCGACAGTCTACAAGCATGTACAATCACGGACTTAAGTGAGCGAGTCCCATTTCTTCCTCCGTCGGTACTGACGCTCTGCTTTCCTTTTCTCCGTCGCTAAATTCAGTGACTTTAAAAGGGGGCCATCAGTCGTGTTCACTAAGACGGTTCGCCGGGGATTGCTTTCCTGCTTGCACTGCGAGATACGTGATGCACGTCTTCGAACTCAAAAGTATCTGCGTTAAATCTTTTAATCATGTTAGTTACAGCTACTGCCAAAGCATCTGTCGAGATTAGACATAATTTGTTTCATCAACATCAGATGGAATGTACTGTTCTAAAACGTGTTGTATGGGCACTGGATAACATTGTATATTTCTTAAGCTCTTTCCCATTTTAGCATACCtcagcacaaaaacaaaatgcatTCGTGAGTCTACTCTGATGTAAACACTTCGTTTTACAGGTACTTATGGTGGTAAGTCCGTTTTCATCAGCGACTTTTTTTCTTAATCTTGTAAGTACGTAAAATATGGGTATGCGCTGTTGTGATTAATTGTATGCTGATGTTTCAGTAGTATACCTTTCGCTGTTCCTTCATCTTACATGTCATAATACTGAGTGAATTTACGACGTTATGCTACGACTACCTCTTGAACTCGCTGTTTCataacacaaattttattttaggttaaaaataaaataacgcCTACAATAAGAGCTCGTGTTGCACACGACATACTGCACGAGGAGAAAAAGCAGGCTAATAACGATCCGAAACTTAAGGAAGGGAAACAGAAAAGGTATCTAACTGGAACATAAGGATACAACTAATCGTAATAACATTTAAAATTTACGGAATTGCGCTGTGTAATAAACTACGTCTCGTCTTTTCTCTGGAATCAAGagaaatccactgatgatggcgaaATTATCACTGAAACTATCTTGGGGATAAAACAGCAGAAAAACAAAATGCGATTTGTGAGTCTACCCTGATATAAACACTTTGCTATTACCAGTTATTTAGGGCGATAAGTCCACTTTCATCACAAATCACATATCAGGCTCTACACTCCGTACGGTGAAAACGGGGCCCAACAGGTGGCAGAGCAAAACGTTACTGGCGGTACCGAAACAGCTTGATTTAAAACAACTGAAAAGTGATAACGCCAAACGTATTAAATGCCATTTTTTGACAAAACGAGTTTTCAGTGCTATTGTGTATTCAGCAGTCTGTTGTAACTCCTTGCACCTGTTACAGGTGCTGTATCACGCAAAAAATGTTTCACGCCGTCATTGGTAAATGGCGCGTGGTGTTTGTGCTAAGCAACGTTTCCCATTGGAGTTCCAAGCGCCATGCGTCAAGGTCCCCTCCATTTAAATGGTGAGCAGTTTATGTAGTAAGCAGAGTGTATGTAAACTTTTGTTTGTGTAAATAAAACATCTTTGTAATGGAAGGACATAATTTGGGTATCAAAAGcagaaaaaagtaaaaaacgaTATGATCAAAATGTCTCATACTCATTTATCTCAAATAGCTATTAAGGATTCAGGACAATGGAAAAAGATAAATattgtaaaaagaagaaaaatcataGCTGACATATGCAACGGCTAACTTAATCTGAAGAGCTGTCATGTTTATCAGTTTCAAGACAGAAAGACTccttgatgatgctgtcatttttgcCTCAACGTTACAGCGAATTCTACAATTTTGCTACTTCTTATCTCAAgtatggagttgtgggaggaacaGAAGTCAATATTGAAAGATTTTCCCCTTGAATTTAATTCTGTTATTTTCTCTTAAAAGTTTAAAAATATATGAGTAATGGTTTTTGTTGACTGGAGTTCTGGTGCTTAAAATGTTACTGCTGTATTAGGATAATTGCATTACCAAAAATAAAACGTAGTGCCTCAGTGTTAATGACTCTTGAAAGACAAACTTGCTAATTGGTGCTTAGAAACAGTCAGTTTCCTGGAGTGGCACTGGAACGTTcttagtaaattatttattttctaatttgtgttACATTTCTGCAGCAATGGTATGAGTAACACAATACTGTGGTATCAGAACACCTTCTAAATATGTGGATAGAAATAAGTTACGTGCAAAGAGAGGTTGATTCTCCTAACACAGGTAAGATTTGGCACTTACAAGGGGACCGTACGAGATTCCCGCCACCGATCGGATTCGTATTGGCAGGCTGCGTTGGGCACTACTAGGACTTCGACAGGTTTGTAAGTAGGAAGACACAACTCTCAAACGTTTTCGGGAAAAtaaaatttgaacattttacacGTGTTTAGTATACTTCGTATTTCGCTTTAATCAAGGATTCCGCAGCCAACCGAGTAAGTGCTTAGTTTCAGAAGCGCAAGGTCTGTGGCTCGAAACACGCTTCcaataccatttttttttaacttcattccCACGTATTTCTAACAACAGATGTGCGTGGTACGCTGCGAAATCTTGTGATAACCGAGTGTCACTTATGAATGTAATCCAAGTTTGTTGTGTAATAGACACACTGAAAAATTCATGCACCTGCATAGGTTCGGCGTTTATTACAAGTGTTGTGTGTCGCAGTAATTATTGCTTCCCATATTTCTATGATCAATATCATCGTTCATCGTACAATTTTACATAGGTTACGCATTATACTTGCCACATACGTAGACaaaatgatataaataaaataactatTCTGATTTGATTGAAGGTACGTGTGTAATAATTTTTTTGCAGTCTCATTACGAAAACTGTTTTCTCTTTTTTCAGGATAAAgcctatgaaaataataaataaatcattCTGTAATGACAGCTTTTAAGGCAAGGATATTAGATCCGTAAAAGTTGCGCTCCCTTAGCCAACCGTTAACAAGCTGGActgtgatgatgtctggtttgtggcgcgctcaactgcgcggccatcagcgcccgtacaaagtcccaatttttacacagtccaatttgtacTCAGTCTAGTCCATCCACtgtaacgaatgatgatgaaatgatgaggacaacaccaacaccgagtccctgggcagagaaaatccccaccccggccgggaatcgaacgtggggcCCCGTgatccatatatacagggtgagtcacctaacgttaccgctggatatatttcgtaaaccacatcaaatactgacgaaccgattccacagaccgaacgtgaggagaggggctagtgtaattgttcaatacaaccatacaaaaatgcacggaagtatgttttttaacacaaacctacgttttctttaatggaaccccgttagttttgttagcacatctgaacatatatacaaatacgtaatcagtgccgtttgttgctttgtaaaatgttaattacatccggagatattgtaacctaaagctgacacttgagtaccactcctcctgttcgatcgtgtgtatcggagagctccgaattacgtagggatccaaagggaacggtgatggaccttaggtacagaagagactggaacagcacattacgtccacatgctaacacctttttattggtctttttcactgacgcacatgtacatcaccataggacgtggaggacgcataaattggctagcccgttctcctgatcttacacctctggacttctttctgtggggtacattaaaggggaatgtgtaccgtgatgtgcctacaaccccagaggatatgaaacaacgtattgtggcagcctgcggcgacattataccAGATTTACtggggcgtgtacgacattcattacgccagagattgcagttgtgtgcagcaaatgatggccaccacattgaacaactattggcctgacatgtcgggacacactctattccactacgtaattgaaaacggaaaccacgtgtgtacgtgtacctcacccctaatggtaatgtacatgtgcgtgagagaaaaagaccaataaaaaggtgttagcatgtggacgtaatgtgctgttccattctcttctgtacctaaggtccatcaccgttccctttggatccctacataattcggtgctctccgatacacacgatcgaacagcggaggagtggtattcaagcgtcaactttaggttacaatatctccggatgtaattaacattttacaaagcaacaaacggcactgattacgtatttgtatatatgttcagatgtgctaacaaaactaacggggttccatttaaaaaaacgtaggtttgtgttaaaaaacatacttccgtgaatttttttatggtttgtattaaccaattacactagcccctctcctcacattcggtctgtggaatcgattcgtcagtatttgatgtggtttacgaaatacatccagcggtaatgttaggtgactcaccctgtatatatttcgaACAGTATTTCCCCGGAAACGCTCGAGAGCTGTGTCTTCCAGTAGAAGTTGCAGTCGTGCCCTGCAAATccagtcaatatgaatcaaatccgagggggaggggggggggggggggggttgtacggTCTCCTCGTTAGAAcatttgacatttccactctttaGTTGTAGACAGAGCTGGAAACAGTGAAGTGTTGCCATAGAGAAGTATACTAAATTGGGATCCCTAACTACTACGTTAGACGCCCGAAGCAGACGCTCAAGTCCATTTTAGCTGTCGCGTCTCTTCCTCCCCGTACAGACTAGAGATGCTGGTAAGGGCAATCTTCACCTTTGAGTGTAGATCGTGTTTTCGAGATACGGGTGTGAAATACTTGTCGATGCGGTACTGGTGAAGAGTGGCCGCACAGCAGTTGAACATACCTTTATAGACAGCAGCGGCCGCTGCAGCAGCTGCGGCAGCGGCAGCCGTTGGGTCCAACAGgtgggcggtggcggcggcggcgtacGGGAGGCAGTAGCCGTGCGCGGGGGCGTACACGTGCGGGGGCGGCGCCCCGGCGGCCGGCGGCGGCTGGGGATGGTGGTAGAGCGGCAGCGGCCTTTCCGGCCAGCAGCTGCCGTACCTCTGCAGGGCGGAGGCGGGGACGGGAGGGGGCGGCGCCTGACGCAGGTCGCACGGCGACGGGGacggcgacgccgacgccgacgcggaCGCCGCCGAGTCGACGGAGACGACGTCGAGGCGCTCGCCGTCGGCGTCCGCGGAGTCGTCGTCGCCGCAGGAGTCGGCGGCGGGCGAGCGCGTCTGCAGGATGTCGTCGATGAGGAAGGAGGCCTTGGCCCGCGGGCCGCTGCACACGCCGCCCGCCATCGTCGCACTGCGAGATGAGGACGCGGCGTGGCGTGGTGCGGCGTTTCCCCGCCGCGGCGCAGACCGGCCGGCTGGCCGATAAGATACGCCAAAACATCATCGCCGCCTTTTGATAGCGCATTCCTCGCGGAGATGCGGACCGCCTCCCCGCCGCCGTGGTGGGGGAAGTCCCGCGGCTGCGAGCTGCTGCTGCCCGGCCGGTACCGCAGCCGCAGCTGCCGCTACTCGCTCCTCCCGCCGCCGTGCTGCCGGAACGCGGACGCAACAGGTGTTCGTCAGCGATCTAACCAGCTAGTGACAGGCGGAATACGCCGTTTCCAAACCAAAAGAAATCCCATAACGTACAGGGGTACAATATTACATGTTAATATACGTGCCAACTGTGCTCTCTCGTAGCAGTTATCAGTTACGAGGGGTAGTCACAAGGAATTAACTGTCACACACGGTTGGAGAAGTCAAAACAGTAGAGTAGCCTGCCTACAGTCGACCAATGGGCCATTTTACTGTGGCTCCGGTAGCGGTGTGCTAGGGTCTTTCGATGTGTACAAGACTGCAAAATGtatttgtaaacaaacaaaaaattccagaatgagattttcactctggagcggagtgtgcgctgatatgaaacttcctggcagattaaaactgtgtgtgccggggcgaaactcgaactcgggtcctttgcctatatcagcgcacactccgatgcagagtgaaaatctcattctggaaacatcccctaggctgtggctaacccatgtctccgcaatatcctttctttcagaagtgctagttctgcaaggttcgcaggagagcttctgttaagtttggaaggtaggagacgtggtactggcagaagtaaggctgtgaggacggggcgtgagacgtgcttgagtagctcagttggtagagcacttacccgcggaaggcaaaggacccgagttcgagtctcggtccggcacacagttttaatgtgccaggaagtttcaaacaaaaaattaattacgtaacttttttTCGAGagttataaatataattttatgacTGCGCCTCGATAAAGTGACGACCTTCAATTATCATTAAGTGCAGTTCCAAAAAACTGATGAATTATCCATCCAGTATGTAATCACTGATTTACTTGCCCCATAGTAACGGTCACGAAATATACGTAGCATGGAACTTAATCAGTCTAAAATGCAAGTAATTTTAAGCGTCCACATATGATTTATTACCTCTCAGGCTATCTATGAGTGTTATCCACTCTTAGAATGTCATTGTGAAGCACCAGGTCTTATATTTTATCCTGGTAGCTTCCGATGACTTGAATAATACTTAATACAGTTCCACAACGTGTTTCGAGAGACAATGCTCACACCGTAAGGCTATGAGCGGTCAACATATGTGGTTAAAGCACTAAATACGGTAACATTTGTGTTGAAGGTTCACAACCTGGTGATGAGAGCAGTCTGTCGAAACGTGTTTTTATTTGTGTTAAGTACGATTAAAATCGTTGAAGGGACGTGTGTCTTAACGCGCACTGCGCAACCATCCACGACAGTTAGCAGAACCAGAACCGGGTGGAATCCGAGCGGTGCATCAACGACCGTTGGTAACCTGAGCGTGCTTTGTAGTCGGTTTTCCACGGTCGTTTAGTCATACACAGTCCTTCCAATTAAATCTtcatatctacactgaagcgccaaagacactggtacaggcatgcgtattcaaatacagagatatgtaaactggccgAATACGGCGCtgtcgtcggcaacgcctatataagacaacaagtgtttggcgcatttgctagatcggttactgttgctacaatggcaggttatcaagatttatgtgagtttgaacgtggtgttgtagtcggtgcacgagcgatgaggcacagcatctccaaggtagtgatgaggcagggattttcccgtacgacgatttcacgagtgtaccgtgattatcaggaatccggtaaaacacctgAGGTGTAAACCTTGTGTTGGCACACCACTCTTCGGACGACACCAGACGCCCAAACATTTTTAATCCGGAAGTATAAGTGCCATAACTGCAGTAACTAATGTGACAGCTTCAACTAACATGTGTAAACAACAGATGCGTATTCGACTAATCAGCTGTGAACAGCCAGTGTTAAGAAGTGGGCGTGCGGCTGTTGTTGTGTAACAAATAGCAACGAAGCAACATCTCTAGATCAGGTGTCCAAGACATTCTCTATAATGTTTCCAAGAAGAAGGAATTGTGTGCAAAATTTGTCCCGCAAACCTTGGCATCCGACAAAAACAACGGCATGCAGCACCCTGCCGCCACTTCATTGAAATAAAAAACGCggacaattattttctggaaaattTGATCACAAAACTGCAAAATGGAGAACTGATTAATGATGGTCCACCAGAACCTAAGATAGTGCGAATACGAACTTTCGTCTGTTTTTTGTTAACTCAGTTTCTCAAAATTTTCGTCTGACTCAGAAAATATGATACAAAAACACCATTACGCTAGAAGAACATTTACAGGATTCGCAATCAAATGGTGCACACGAATTCGCTTGCTGAAGTTTACTGACAACTGTGGCGAAAGAAAGGACATCGAGGCACAAagctaaaagaaaataaatttgccaaatcatAAAAATAGCGGACCAGCTTTGACGAGTTACATGCTACGGAAGGGAGCGTTCTGAAAGTTTCTTCCACCGCTAATcctgaacggtagagaaataactatTCCCTCCTCCTCACGTATCTTTGGGATGACGCTGTACCATGATTCCACTGAAACACAACTGTAAACACACTGTAATAGGACGCCAGCGTCTCTCCATGTACTAAAGAAAGACAAGCAAAGTATTTTTTCTTGAGCTTAAAAAGAAACGCCTAGAATCACTTGTACTCCCAATTCCAGGTTATGGTAAGAGTATCCTACAAGGACTTTCATATGAGAGTTCATTCCGAATAGAGCTGTTATATAACCTGAGAAACCTAAACCAAATACTGATATTATTACTACTGTGAATACTGTTGCATTGAGTATTGTTaatcactttctttattttcgttggCACTTAAAATTATCCTCAATAGTAGCTCAGGAATGTACATAACTAAACCACAGTTGAGAAATGTGGTAAAACAAGTTTAACTTTTGGTTTGTACTTATGACAGTCGATGTATGCATACACTGTGGACAGCGATGTACGCCGAGGAAACCTATCATTCTTTAAAAAGTCATCTAAATGCTTTTAACAAAAAGATAATGCACAGATCTAGAGGTAAGACAATGGACATCGCTAATCAACGTGGCCCATATAAACTGGTTTCTATGTAGAAATAACTACCTGCAAGACGTCCTACCCGAAGTTTATTCAGTTTCAAACTTctctgccgtctctgacagaattaccatgttaCCGATTGTCATTGACAAATTTTAAagcttttgtttgtttctctctgaactttaacctCTTTCTACTGTTTTCGTTAGTTTTATTTGCCGATTATGCAATCTAGGGCCTATAAACTGAATAGCGTGGGAGATGAGTTACAGCCCTGTAATTCACGCTTAGCACAGtatttgtttttacatttttctatgttattcCTTGGTCATAAATTTATGTGGTTAATGTTTTCTTGTAAGGGCCGATTAACTGAAATAATGTGAAATGATATTATAGCAATCTCCCAGAAAGCAGTTTAGTAAATGTTACAAAGTAGGCAACGCTGGTAATTTCATGGACTTTGAACTATATAGCTTCCAAAGATATAATCTGAATGGTACTAACATCTGATGGTACGCAAGGGAGCTATTTGATAGTCGACAGTGAACAGAGGAGGCCATACACGATGTGAGTGCGAAGTCGAACGCAGATAAGGGTACGCAAagtgcctggttcaaatggctcaaatggctctgagcactatgggacttaacatctatggtcatcagtcccctagaacttagaactacttaaacctaaccaacctaaggacagcacacaacacccagccatcacgaggcggagaaaatccctgaccccgccgggaatcgaacccggcaacccgggcgtgggaagcgagaacgctaccgcacgaccacgagatgcgggccacaaaGTGCTTGGTGCGGTTACGGTGTACTTAGATTTTACGAATGAGTTATGAAGTTGACAATTTCTTTCGTTTCTATTTCCCTTGCTAGGAGCCAATCGGATGATAATATATGGTAACCAATGAGAATTCGAGATTTTaatgatttcatttcatttctaccaCAGACATAAATATAAGAGTAGTTATCACGACGTCAAAAGTTTGAAGCCAACGTGTGGCATCTTAATTGCCCCAAAACGTTACATTCAGTTGTTTTGACTGTTTCGAATCATCGAAGCTGTTTGAttaaaaatgccagcttgcgtagTTCACGGGTGTAGTGCTCGTTCTGATCGTAGTCTAAAGTGTTTCGTCGTATGTGTAAAACACAAATGTCGTAGGAGAAAGCTAACGAATAttggataattaaatgatgg
This sequence is a window from Schistocerca americana isolate TAMUIC-IGC-003095 chromosome 4, iqSchAmer2.1, whole genome shotgun sequence. Protein-coding genes within it:
- the LOC124613678 gene encoding hematopoietically-expressed homeobox protein HHEX; the protein is MAGGVCSGPRAKASFLIDDILQTRSPAADSCGDDDSADADGERLDVVSVDSAASASASASPSPSPCDLRQAPPPPVPASALQRYGSCWPERPLPLYHHPQPPPAAGAPPPHVYAPAHGYCLPYAAAATAHLLDPTAAAAAAAAAAAAVYKDAGGRFWSPVGASCHLGGLLSRHHHHHHHQHVHAKRKGGQVRFTTEQTAALERRFCGHKYLSPEERRVLAAQLSLSDRQVKTWFQNRRAKWRRASQASDCNGAATSGAKSNTSPRLPEDSKPATVPAGSTMSSIRT